The Mesorhizobium sp. M1D.F.Ca.ET.043.01.1.1 genome contains a region encoding:
- a CDS encoding ABC transporter permease: MASETAQPGFWARVQRASVERLHIRLESLLVLVLLSAAMALLSPFFLSLSNFLNILLATSTIGVLAIAATFVIGSGGLDLSLGSVMGLSGVAGAFVAVNLGWPSVFAVLACILAGSIAGYINGQLVTRAFVPAFIVTLGMLGLARGLALVISQGRAIYGLPAEIVYIGQGRPLGIPMPVVILVLTAIIAHAVLAYTRFGRHTLALGDSESAARAAGIRVEHHRRIIYTLSGALAGLAGLLFTARVNAGDPTAGINYELTAITAAIIGGTNLFGGRASILGTMIGALIMGVLQNGLTLLAVQSYYQQMAIGAVLILAVFIDQYQVRKESRV; encoded by the coding sequence ATGGCTTCCGAAACGGCGCAGCCCGGGTTTTGGGCTCGGGTGCAGCGCGCATCCGTCGAGAGACTCCACATCAGGCTGGAGTCGCTGCTGGTGCTTGTGCTGCTGAGCGCGGCGATGGCGCTGCTGTCGCCCTTCTTTCTGTCGCTCAGCAATTTCCTCAACATCCTGTTGGCGACATCGACGATCGGCGTGCTGGCGATCGCCGCCACCTTCGTCATCGGCTCGGGCGGGCTCGATCTGTCGCTCGGTTCGGTCATGGGCCTATCCGGCGTGGCGGGCGCGTTCGTTGCCGTCAATCTCGGCTGGCCGTCGGTGTTCGCGGTGCTGGCCTGCATTCTGGCTGGAAGTATCGCCGGTTACATCAACGGGCAGCTCGTCACCCGCGCCTTCGTGCCGGCCTTCATCGTCACGCTCGGCATGCTTGGCCTGGCGCGCGGGCTGGCGCTCGTCATCTCGCAGGGCAGGGCGATCTACGGCCTGCCGGCCGAGATCGTCTATATCGGGCAGGGCAGGCCGCTCGGCATTCCGATGCCGGTCGTCATCTTGGTGCTCACCGCGATCATCGCGCATGCGGTGCTCGCCTATACGCGCTTCGGCCGCCACACGCTGGCGTTGGGGGATAGTGAGAGTGCTGCCCGCGCGGCCGGCATCCGCGTCGAGCATCACCGCCGCATCATCTACACGCTCTCCGGCGCACTGGCCGGCCTCGCCGGCCTGCTCTTCACCGCCCGCGTCAACGCCGGCGACCCGACGGCCGGCATCAACTACGAGCTTACCGCGATCACGGCGGCGATCATCGGCGGCACCAATCTGTTCGGCGGTCGCGCCTCGATCCTCGGCACGATGATCGGCGCGCTGATCATGGGCGTCCTGCAGAACGGGCTGACGCTGCTTGCCGTGCAGTCCTACTACCAGCAGATGGCGATCGGCGCGGTGCTGATCCTCGCGGTCTTCATCGATCAGTACCAGGTGCGGAAGGAGTCGCGCGTATGA
- a CDS encoding ATP-binding cassette domain-containing protein, with protein sequence MTLLSLHGIRKSFGAVDVLHGVDLSVAAGEVVGLVGDNGAGKSTLMKTITGIYRADTGSIEFDGNDILALDPGQRRRLGIEMIYQDLSLAKQQDVASNIFLGREPTKRLFGLFPGFVDKAEMDRQAARMVERLGAHLPSINRSVGSFSGGQQQTVAIARALTFNPKLVIMDEPTAALAVREVQSVLDLIRRLKSEGIAVILISHRLNDVLSVTDRIVVLRHGRADADLVTARTNMNEVVSRIVGGGDTAAAAAHEQRG encoded by the coding sequence ATGACGCTCCTTTCGCTCCACGGCATCCGCAAGAGTTTTGGCGCGGTCGATGTGCTGCATGGCGTCGACCTGTCGGTCGCGGCCGGCGAGGTGGTCGGGCTGGTCGGCGACAATGGCGCCGGCAAGTCGACGCTGATGAAGACCATCACCGGCATCTACCGCGCCGACACCGGCTCGATCGAGTTCGACGGCAACGACATCCTTGCTCTCGACCCCGGCCAGCGCCGGAGGCTCGGCATCGAGATGATCTACCAGGATCTTTCGCTGGCCAAGCAGCAGGACGTGGCCTCCAACATCTTCCTCGGCCGCGAGCCGACGAAAAGGCTGTTCGGCCTGTTCCCGGGTTTCGTCGACAAAGCCGAGATGGACCGCCAGGCGGCGCGGATGGTCGAGCGGCTCGGCGCGCATCTGCCGTCGATCAACCGGTCCGTCGGCTCGTTCTCCGGCGGCCAGCAGCAGACGGTGGCGATTGCGCGCGCGCTCACCTTCAACCCGAAGCTCGTCATCATGGACGAGCCGACGGCGGCGCTCGCCGTGCGCGAGGTGCAAAGCGTGCTTGACCTGATCCGGCGGCTGAAGTCGGAAGGCATCGCGGTCATTTTGATCTCGCACCGGCTGAACGACGTGCTGTCGGTCACCGACCGCATCGTCGTGCTGCGCCACGGCAGGGCGGATGCCGATCTCGTCACCGCCAGGACCAACATGAACGAAGTCGTCAGCCGCATCGTCGGCGGCGGTGATACGGCCGCAGCGGCGGCGCACGAGCAACGAGGCTGA
- a CDS encoding sugar phosphate isomerase/epimerase family protein — protein MNTFGLHTFAIAPVWDLARIEPQMDRLKELGIGLMEIPLLRPEELDTKRTRGFATHYGVELIPSLGLPRALDVVERPDEALDFLQPAFKVCNEVGSEALGGVTYGTIGKTTGRAPTQREIDGICRFLERAAKSAKSRSLKLGIEPCNRYETHLINRGIDAARIIERIGADNIFIHLDTYHMHIEEESFAAGFEAAAPFLGYVHVSEANRGVPGRGMLNWAACMKAIADIGYEGAITLESMNHVDVDIAGGLAVWRPVAEDPRDVIEVGLPFLREEAKKAGLTLG, from the coding sequence ATGAACACCTTTGGACTGCACACTTTCGCCATCGCCCCGGTCTGGGACCTCGCCCGCATCGAGCCGCAGATGGACCGGCTGAAGGAGCTCGGCATCGGCCTGATGGAAATCCCGCTGCTCAGACCCGAGGAGCTCGACACCAAGCGTACGCGCGGTTTCGCCACCCACTATGGCGTTGAACTCATCCCCTCGCTCGGCTTGCCGCGCGCGCTCGATGTCGTCGAACGGCCCGATGAAGCGCTCGACTTCCTGCAGCCGGCCTTCAAGGTGTGCAATGAGGTGGGAAGCGAGGCGCTCGGCGGCGTCACCTACGGAACGATCGGTAAGACCACAGGCAGGGCGCCGACGCAGAGGGAGATCGACGGCATCTGCCGCTTCCTCGAACGCGCCGCGAAATCCGCCAAGTCGCGCAGCCTGAAGCTCGGCATCGAGCCTTGCAATCGCTACGAGACGCATCTCATCAACCGCGGCATCGACGCGGCGCGGATCATCGAGCGCATCGGCGCCGACAACATCTTCATCCATCTCGACACCTACCATATGCATATCGAGGAAGAGAGCTTTGCCGCAGGCTTCGAGGCGGCGGCGCCCTTCCTCGGCTATGTGCATGTTTCGGAGGCCAATCGCGGCGTGCCTGGGCGCGGCATGCTCAACTGGGCAGCCTGCATGAAGGCGATCGCCGACATCGGCTATGAGGGCGCGATCACGCTCGAAAGCATGAACCATGTCGATGTCGACATTGCCGGCGGGCTCGCCGTGTGGCGCCCGGTGGCGGAAGATCCGCGCGACGTCATCGAAGTCGGCCTGCCGTTCCTGCGCGAGGAGGCGAAGAAGGCAGGGCTCACTCTGGGATAG
- a CDS encoding sulfatase-like hydrolase/transferase, whose translation MTSKRNVLFIMCDQLRFDYLGCAGHKSLRTPNIDRLAGRAVRFTNAYVQSTVCGPSRMSAYTGRYVRSHGSTHNGVPLRVGEPTLGDHLREVGVRCALIGKTHMRADEEGMERLGIGRDSIIGVRIAECGFEPFERDDGLHPSTSYDPDPAYDTYLREHGFDAENPWEHWANSGEGDNGENFNGWLLVHADKPARIPEEHSETPYMTRRAMRFIEEAEAKGEAWCAHLSYIKPHWPYIAPAPYHDMYGKADIKPPIRSEAERASPNPIFEAFQQERYSKNFSRDEVRETVIPCYMGLIKQIDDQLGHLFDFMEKRGLFENTLIVFTSDHGDYLGDHWLGEKYLFHDVAAKVPMIVYDPRPEADATRGTTSDALVEMIDLAPTFLDYFGGRARPHILEGRSLLPLTAGEQTSLRNYAVSEYDYSGDAARLKLAMPVSDCKLYMITDGRFKLMHGEGVVPMLFDLRNDPGELRDLGREPSAAADIERLRKMLMRWLALPNNRITVPDEWLTEIDDKIGHFDPIVGSGVLIGYWDEAELGEQQEARRRWLASRARK comes from the coding sequence ACGCCTATGTGCAGTCGACGGTCTGCGGCCCGTCGCGCATGAGCGCCTATACCGGCCGCTATGTGCGCTCGCACGGCTCGACGCATAACGGCGTGCCGCTGAGGGTCGGCGAGCCGACGCTTGGCGATCACCTGCGCGAAGTCGGCGTGCGCTGCGCGCTCATCGGCAAGACGCATATGCGAGCCGACGAGGAAGGCATGGAACGCCTCGGCATCGGCAGGGATTCCATCATCGGCGTGCGTATCGCCGAATGCGGCTTCGAGCCGTTCGAGCGCGATGACGGCCTGCATCCCTCGACCAGCTATGACCCCGATCCGGCCTACGACACCTATCTGCGCGAGCATGGCTTCGACGCCGAAAATCCGTGGGAGCATTGGGCGAATTCCGGTGAAGGCGACAATGGCGAGAACTTCAACGGCTGGCTGCTCGTCCATGCCGACAAGCCGGCGCGCATCCCGGAGGAGCATTCCGAAACGCCGTACATGACGCGCCGCGCCATGCGCTTCATCGAGGAGGCGGAAGCCAAGGGCGAGGCCTGGTGCGCGCATCTTTCCTATATCAAGCCGCACTGGCCCTATATCGCGCCCGCGCCTTACCACGACATGTACGGCAAGGCGGACATCAAGCCGCCGATCCGCAGCGAAGCCGAGCGCGCCTCGCCAAATCCGATCTTCGAGGCCTTCCAGCAGGAGCGCTATTCGAAGAACTTCTCGCGCGACGAGGTCCGCGAGACGGTCATCCCCTGCTACATGGGCCTGATCAAGCAGATCGACGACCAGCTCGGCCACCTGTTCGACTTCATGGAGAAGCGCGGCCTGTTCGAGAACACGTTGATCGTCTTCACCTCGGACCATGGCGACTATCTCGGCGACCATTGGCTCGGCGAAAAGTACCTGTTCCACGACGTCGCGGCGAAGGTGCCGATGATCGTCTACGATCCGCGCCCGGAGGCCGATGCGACGCGCGGAACGACATCCGACGCACTGGTCGAGATGATCGACCTCGCGCCGACCTTCCTCGACTATTTCGGCGGCAGGGCCAGGCCGCATATCCTCGAAGGCCGCTCGCTGCTGCCGCTCACTGCCGGCGAACAGACAAGTCTGCGCAACTATGCCGTCAGCGAATACGACTACAGCGGCGACGCGGCGCGGCTGAAGCTCGCCATGCCGGTTTCGGACTGCAAGCTCTACATGATCACCGACGGCCGCTTCAAACTCATGCATGGCGAAGGTGTCGTTCCGATGCTCTTCGACCTTCGGAACGATCCCGGCGAATTGCGCGATCTCGGCCGCGAACCGTCCGCGGCCGCCGACATCGAGCGGCTGCGGAAAATGCTGATGCGCTGGCTGGCGCTACCCAACAACCGCATCACTGTCCCCGACGAATGGCTGACCGAGATCGACGACAAGATCGGCCATTTCGACCCGATCGTCGGCTCGGGCGTGCTCATCGGCTACTGGGACGAGGCCGAGCTTGGCGAACAGCAGGAGGCGCGCCGCCGCTGGCTGGCAAGTCGCGCCCGAAAGTAA